In Pan paniscus chromosome 1, NHGRI_mPanPan1-v2.0_pri, whole genome shotgun sequence, the DNA window ACAAGTTAGGAATGTAATCAGTCCCTGTATCAGAAATACAGAACAGATCAGCAGTTCGACTTCGTATGGTCCCACCAGAGAAGCCGGTTCCCATGGACACCTGTGATAATCCACGTAGTTCCATCAACATCCATTTTTTATAGTGAAGAGCCCCACAGAGGGGTATCCTGAATCTGCCTTGATCCCCAAATAGAAGTCGTCTTCCCTGAGCCTGTATCTCTTTCAGTTTAACACAGCTTGTGCTGAGACTGAAATAGTGTGTAGGAGGCAATGTCAAGTTTTAGCTCAAGCGTCAAGTCCAAGCAACTAGGATCTATGAATTCAGGATTCCAAAATATGCCAGAGACTTTTCTTTGGCAGCAGTAAAGCTGAGATGCTGAAGGGCCAGTCATGTTTCCAAGGCCAAGCAAAAAGCAAAGCTTTCCTAAGTGCTTTCTAAGACCCACTCAAAATTATGCACATCAGGCTAGAAAATCACCAGCCTCCAGGGTCAGACATCTGAGTTTACATGAGCTCACTTGCAATTAAAAACTGCTTTCAAAATGTTTCGAAGtgtatgtcttcctttttccAGAGGCTCCAATGGGCAAAAATCATAGTAAATATCATCGGCTGTGAGACATATTTTGCTTTCAACAAAGGATTTAAATTTCCGTCTATCCTACAGCAGCAAAAAGCAAGGAAGTTGTGTCCCACTAACAACTTCTTTGCAGCATTGCCTTACTGAGCTAATCCCCCTCGCATCTGCGACATTACAAGCATAAAACATTTTACATCAACTTCTCTCGTATATCCATAGATGTAATAACTGCAAAATACAAGGCCATTAACTGCCCCCGCTACCCCACCCTGGCCCGGCACCTTCCTCACTGCAGATGTATTCGACCCCTGGCAGTAAATTTAGCAAAAGGTTTACTATTACAGTTGCGGAGGAGACCCTATCTGGAATGGGGTTGAGGGCGTGCAGGTAGGCTAACAACTGAAGGATGTCCTCTGCCCTTTTTTACCTTGCTCCAGCCCTGAGAACTGATTCAACCTTTTTTCCTCCTACTTGTGAGGAAAGAGTGCCATGAATGTTTAACATTTTTGGCCCAACCAAAGCTCATCTTTGGGAATTTGtgggccttttttctttcttccggGAGGAGAGAACAAAAACTGAAGGTATTACCTGGGCTacacttcttttttctcctcactGTAACCAGCATGGCCAAAAGTAGCCAGGTGATCTAGTGAGTCAGTTCTCCTGGAGTTGGATCTATCATTTGAAATTCGACAGGTAACTTTTACCTTTCATAACAGGCAACAGCTCAGCTGCTATTTCATATCATGGATAACTCCACAGCCATCCAGACATCAAAGGTTTTCCATACCTCTACCCATTTcatcctttcttttctcagtccttttttttttttttgagacagaggctccctctgtcacccaggttggagtgcagtggcacgatctcagctcattgtaacctccacctcctgagtagctgggattacaggtgtgtgccacacaccaggctaattttttacatttttggtagagacggggtttcaccaagttggccaggctggtctcaaactcctgacctcaagtgatctgctcgcctcaacctcccaaaatgctgggattacaggcatgagccaccgtgccttgccaGTCCTTCTGTTATATTTCTGTCAGTCAAAGGTCTCCAAAACCGCCCCGTTTTGGTGATTTGCTAGGACTCAGGAATCAGCATAGCATACTCATGACTATGACTTATTACAACAAAAAGGTacaaaacaaaatcagcaaaAGGAAAATATACCTGGGGCAAAGTCCAGAGGAAAGCAGGCACAAGCTTTAAGGATCCTCTCCTAATAGAGTCAGGTAGGATGTGCATGCTTAATCCCCCCAGCAATGGTCTGTGACAACATATGTGAAATGTCTACCAGGGAAGATCATTACAGACTCAGAACCCGAGACTTCTATTGGGGGCTGGTCATGCAGGCGTCCTCTGCCAAAATCCCAGAGTCCCAGAGGGAAAGCAGGTTTTCAGCATAAACCAAATCAGTTGTACAAACAGGTTAGGCAAAGGGAGCCACTCTTCTCAGTTCTGGGAATGATGAGAACCTTACAGAAGTCCAAGCTCGCAGATGCCAGCTCAGGACCAATCCTGCAGGCAGGCCTTTCTAAGGACAGCAGTTTTAGGCCTATGATGGTAGTTAACTCTTCTGTATAGGAACCAACTTGTTTTTTGAAAACAAgtaaaggggggaaaaaagcatcTATCttgccctatcacccaggctggagtgcagtggtaccatcttggttcactgcaacctctgcctcctgggcttaagccatcctcctacctcagcctcccaagcagctgggactacaggcacacaccaccgtgcctagctaatttttgtattttttgtagatggggttttgccatgttgcccaagctggtcttgaacttgtgtgCTCAAGCAacctacccacctcagcctcccaaagtgctgggattacaggcgtgagccactgtgcccagctatctTGCCTTTTCTATGGGGAATGTATCTCAGGGTGACCAGCTGTATGAACTTTTGTTTAGATTTGGATTCAAACTAACCGTTAAAAAATTATGACAATTGGGGAAATCTGAACGTTGTTTATTTGGATAATATTAAGAAATAGTGTTAATTTGTGGAGTGATAACATAATTTTAGGAGTTAATTTTAGGAGTGATGACATAATGTGGTTATGTTAAAAAGAAtctttatcttttagagatacagagtgaaatatttataattgaaattaggccaggtgcagtggctcatgcaggtaatcccaggattttgggaggctgaggtgggaggattgcttgagtccaggggttccagaccagcctgggcaatataatgcaactccatcttcacaaaaaatacaaaagctgtacatagtggcatgtacctgtagctccagctacttgggaggctgaggcaggaggctcacttgagcctgagttcccagctgcaatgaactatgatcacattaccgcaccccagcctgggcaacagcaagaccctgtctctaaatgaaATCTGGGATTTGTTTCAAAACAATTTGCGGCTGGAGTGGTATCTAAGTTACAGTTATATAGGGGCTCACTATATTATTCTACTTTTATATGTTTTGAattttctactgaaaatattaattttacttatttttttcagatggagttttgctcctgttgcccaggatggagtgcaacagcaccatctctgctcactgcaacctctgcctcctgggttcaagtgattctcctgcctcagcctcctgagtagctgggattacaggtgtccgccaccacgcccagctaatttttatatttttagttagagatgaggtttcaacatgttggccaggatggtcttgatctcttgaccttgtgatcccccgaccttggcctcccaaagtgctgggattacaggtgtgagccaccatgcctggccgaaaatattaattttaaaaagacatttagaTTAGACGAGTGGCATTTAGTAATGGTAATGCCAGTCCTTTTGCTAGTGAGAGGTTCATAATTAGGCATCTGACACAATTCTGGCTGTAAAACATGGCTGCTTTTGGAAGGGTAGGGAAAAGGGAGTTCCAGAAAGAGTTCCACTGTTTCCAAAGGGAGAGAGACATGGTCTTTCTCTGGTGGTTGTGTTAAAATTGTTGCCTCTATCTGAAACCATAAAGGGAGCTGGCCTGCCGGTGGGGCCAACATCCCAAGGATGGCAGCttagagaaatgaataaagaccTTACAGCCCTATGACACTCACAGTTGAGACACTGACCACATTGGAATGGAGCCTGCCTTATTCTGGACTTGTTTTGTAAGATAACGTTTCCTCAATGTTTAAGCCACTTAGCACCCAATTCGAAGGGACCTATCTTGCAGAGTAGAggctggcaaactttttctgttaaaggtcaaacaataaatattttgggctttATAGGCCATAAATCTTTGctgcagctactcaactctgccactgcagCCGGAAAGCAGTCAAGGAAACAGGTAAACACataagcatggctgtgttctTAATGAATCTCTCTGGTCTTAGCCACAGAACCAAGGTGACGAAGGCAACATCACCGTTTGGAAAGCGTTGCAATAAGACGCACACGTGCCACTGCTGTGGCTCTAAGGCCTACCACCTTCAGAAGTTGACCTGTGGCAAATGTGGCTACCCCGCCAAGCGCAAGAGAAAGTATAACGGCAGTGCCAAGGCTAAAAGACAAAATACCACCGGGACTGGTCGAATGAGGCACCTAAAAATTGTAGACCGCAGATTCAGGCACAGATTCCGTGAAGGAACACCACCTAAACCCAAGAGGGCAGCTGCTGCAGCATCCAGTTCATCTTAAGAATTTCAACGATGAGTAATGCAATAGATGTtccggtttaaaaaaaaaaattttatgaataCTAAAGTTTGAACTTTACATAATTTATACATGTCACCATATAGTACTCTTTTGGCTTTTTTCAATCcttaaaaagaatgtaaaaaccattttagcctgcaggctgtacaaggaCAGATGACACGCTGGTGTTGGTTCAAAGGCCAGGCTATAGTAGTTTGCTAATCCCTGCTGTAGAGGAAGCATCGGAACTGATAACATTACGGTGTTAAATGATAATTCTTAGAATTTTTAAGAACAATATTAACAGAAAAGTACATATATCAACAATCAATTATTAATATAGTGATGATTTTGCTTATTTGCAACTGCTTATGACATACGTCCCCACACTATGTTGTCAAAGATATAAAAGCATACCAGTTTTACTAAACTTCATTAGAGTGCCTAATATTAATTTGCTTGTCTTCGTTATATGGGAGTTGCATCTATCATTTCAAATTCCAAAGGTAGCTTTTACATTTCACAATCGGCAAGAGCTGATATTTCCATTTAATggaatatataccatattttattaaaatagctCCTTATCCCTCACTATCCAGAATTCTAGTTCCAGCACTGCCACCAACAGGCTAGGTAACCTTGGGTCAAGTCAGTTAACTTCTGGGTCTTCCAGCTTAACAATTCAGCGctaggccaggcgccgtggctcatgcctgtaatcccagcactttgggaggctgaggcgggcggatcacttgaggtcaggagttcgagaccagcctaaccaacatggagaaaccctgcctctactaaaaatacaaaattagccaggcgtggtggcaggtgcctatagtcccagctactcgggaggctgaggcaggagaatcgcttgaacctgggaggcagaggttgtggtgagccaagatggtcccactgcactccagcctgggtgacaaagagcaaaactgcatctcaaaaaaaaaaaaaagaacaaacaattcAGCACTCATATGGGGAAAAGCATAAAAACTGTGGCCTAAAAAGATGGCTCCAGGGACATCTAGAATTGCTCTTTGGGCCCCAAATGCAAAATGGTTTTGGGGTTAGACCAGGGCTGATGTGGTGGTATAGATGCTCAATAACGTTCTTAATGTTTTTGAAGGACAGAATAAATTAGAACCAGAGGAAGtaatgataaaatataataagCACTGGAGTAAGAAGTCCGGTCTAGTCTGAATTCTCTATGACAATCTTCTTTGATAAGTCATTTTCCCAATTGGGGTCTGTTTCCTTGTCTGAAAAATAGAGTGGATTAGGATGCTATTTCTCCACTAATTTTAGCACTCAATAGATCTTTGAAAGCATTCCATACAAATGTAATGCCTGGGGTCAAGAAAGCTCAGAACTACCTTCCCCCTGCCTGAAGACTGACTAGGTCACTTCTACGGTACTGATGCATCCGCTAGACTAGAGTGTTTCTTGAACCTTCACGTTCATATGAGTcatctggggatcttgttaaagtgAAGATTTGCATTCAGTATATCTCTGGTGGGGCAGAGATAATACATATCTCACAAATTACTaggagatgctgatgctgctggtccatgaaacacactttgagtagcatggTAACAGTCTGTGAGAGTTGTCTGAAAGCTGTATTGTAGAAGCCATGAGGGAAGTAAAAAGGGCCAAGGAACGAAGCATTTCTGCAGAGGAGGTCACTGAAACAGCAGCTCGTTTTCTCCTTTACACCCTTCACAATTTCTGTGGTACCTAGATGCTGCCACTGCAACCATCTGCTAAGAATCAGAAAGCTGGGAAGCTGTTTCAAGTGCCAATTCTCTAGACcttattttataatctttttaatttctttcctccattttctttttatagttcttTAATTTTGACCTAGTTTTGATCTTCTGCTTGGGATTCAAGAATTGAGAAGGCAAGTAAGTGCCTATGTGTTATGTTAGCAGAAGAAAATTTCAAGATGGAAGACACGAATTACTTATTAATaagagccagaaaaaaaaaattcagcaaaagaGAAACCTTAGTGGCTAAGAAGCAGAAGTTTCTAggcatttacttttttaaagtgaaagtttCAGGTTATAATAAAATAGAGTAAGAAGGGACCATTATTTGTACTTACTCTCTACCCACTGCAAAGTAATgaatagaattaccatttaaaACTGCGGACTCTCAAGTTACCAACTCTGGAAAGGTCATTCATACAAGATTGAAATACAATACCATATTTCATACAACACAAAAAATCGGAAAAGAAGTGAATCAAGATCGAATATAGTGGGATATCAAGTATAGTGggatagcaaatatttatttgaagaacTTTTAGGATAAAATTTAGTTTACCTCTGATAAAGCTGAAGAAAAATGATTGCAGTTTTTATGCATTAAATGATAAgcattgcctttgtattcttttcccAGTTCTTCTACAATTTTTTCTATATCATCTTCTAGGAAGTCCGTGCTCCCTAAAACAACAGCTTCtcttaaagaacaaaaagaaaaaaaagagaaggaaaaataaggaCATAGTTGtgtcaaatatttataaaaagcatGTTTAAATACTTGCTTATTTCCAGGAATATTATGATTGACATAACAAATCAGGGTTAATATAACAAGACTAAAAGTGAAACAAGATACTTTAAAAGTCCTATTTTAGTTTCTACTTTTCGGCAATAAACTCTTAAGTATATTACCTATGAATACTACAAAAGCACAAGtcattttctttatgaaataTATGTCCTTATGTAACATGTAATATTACAGTTATTTTCACAACTATTGTATGAGCAGTTATATTATTAGGGAACCAGATCCATGCTGCAAATATTCCTGCGTAATTTCACTTGCCATTTAAGGGCTGGCCATAATGTCACCTAGAAACAAACTTTTAAGTTATCTGTCACTGTGCTGCAATGAGACAAACTGTCAAATCTGACTaaacgttttttaaaaagaaggaccCTGGCGGGgtatggcggctcacgcctgtaatcccagcactttgggaggccgaggtgggcagatcacctgaggtcaggagttcgagaccagcctggccaacacggtgaaacccccgtctctaaaacaatacaaaaattagtcgggcatgatggcaggtgcctgtaatcccagctacttgggaggctgaggcggaagaatcgcttgaacgcaggaggcggaggctgcagtgagccgagatcgtaccactgcactccagccagggtgacagagcaagactccatctctaaacaaacaaaaataaaaaggactcCAAACTACTACCTTGGAAAGGCGACAGACATTATCCAAGAGAAAGTGGAATTTTAGTCAGATAAAAGGCATCCAAGGAACCTgaaaatacttagaaaatccTTTTATCAAGTAGTCTTGCCAAAAGAGAGCCCGAAGGAGTGGATTCAGGATGGTATCATAGCACTTACGTGCGAAAATCTTTCAATTCAGTGATAGGCTAAGAGAACTATGAACTTAGTAGAGGGCTTAATGTGTAGCTCTCTACTGAAGTTTAATGTTGGAACCTCATTTCACTGTCTCTTTTTCACTGGGCAAGCCATCTATTATAGGCCCAGAAGTTTAAAGCTCCTTGAAACTCACATTctaaatatcactttttttttttttttttttttttggtgagacggagatttactcttgttgcccaggctggagtgcaatggcgcgacctcagctcaccgcatcctctgcctcccaggttcaagcaattctcctgcctcagcctcccgagtagctgggattacaggcatgtaccaccatgcctggctaattttatatttttagtagagacggggtttcaccgtgttgcccaggctgatctcgaactcctgacctcaggtgatccgcctgccttggcctcccaaagtgctgggattacaggcatgagccactgcacccggccctaaatATCACTTTAAATACAAACCTCAATTAAGgaatgaaaattttattattaacatttatattctcattctcagcaaactatcacaaggacagaaaaccaaacaccgtatgttctcactcataggtgggaactgaacgatgagaacacttggacacagggcggggaacatcacacaccagggcctgtcgtggggtgggagcctgggggacggatagcattaggagaaatacctaatgtaaatgatgagatgATGGGTGCTgcaaaccaacatgacacatggatacctatgtaacaaacctgcacgttgtgcacatgtaccctagaacttaaagtataaataaaaaaaattatattctcacTGCTTTTTATTACTCATAAGACTCCAGTGAACACTTACATCCATATATTTTAGGTTTATCATTACATGTAATACATGTACCTTAACAATGGATTCTACGCTAATCAACTGTTTAATTATTTCAAACGTGTAAAGTGTCCCTTTCATTGGgacaataaagacatttttaatttgCTAGGTAGGTCACAATAAaactttttctcctttcaaaCAGGAGATTGAGGGGAAGAAATCATTAGAAAGGAGTttcctgggctgggcgtggtggctcacgcctgtaatcccagcactttgggaggccgaggcaggtggatcacctgaggtcaggagttcaagactagcctggccaacatggcgaaactccgtctctactaaaaatacaaaaattagccgggcgtcgtggtgcacgcctgtaatcccagctacttgggagcctgaggcaggagaatcgcttgaacctagaaggcggacgctgcagtgagctgagatcacgccacttctctccagcctgggagacagagtgagactccatctcaaaaaaaaaaggaaaagaaatgagtttCCTGAGGCAAACTTGAGTTA includes these proteins:
- the LOC117977667 gene encoding large ribosomal subunit protein eL37-like encodes the protein MAVFLMNLSGLSHRTKVTKATSPFGKRCNKTHTCHCCGSKAYHLQKLTCGKCGYPAKRKRKYNGSAKAKRQNTTGTGRMRHLKIVDRRFRHRFREGTPPKPKRAAAAASSSS